CTTATTCTCGGTATTATTCTAGGTTTAATGCGTAGTGGGACATCTAAACTATTAGCAGGCATTGCCTTAGTCTATATTGATATTATGCGAGGCGTTCCTTTACTTGTTTTGGCTTTCTTTATTTATTTTGGCGTTCCTTCAGCTTTAGGGATTAACTTTACTGCCCCCGTGGCCGGTATTTTAACCTTAAGTTTAAATGCGGCCGCCTATGTCGCTGAAAACGTGCGTGGGGGTATTGCAGCCGTTAATAAAGGCCAAGCCGAAGCCAGCCGTAGCTTAGGCTTGAGTTATAGCACAACGATGCGGAAAATTATTTTGCCACAAGCATTTAAAATAATGATTCCATCATTTATCAATCAATTTGTGATTACCTTAAAAGATACCTCAATCTTATCCGTCATCGGTCTGGTCGAATTAACCCAAACGGGTCGTATCATTATTGCCCGTACCTATCAGTCCGGTAGTATGTGGTTAATCATTGGTTTAATCTATATTATCTTGATTACGATCTTAACTAAAATCTCTAACCGTCTAGAAAAGGGGCTAAATTAAATCATGAGTATTATTGAAGTGAAAGGATTAAAGAAACGCTTTGGTTCTAATGAAGTATTGAAGGGGATTGATTTAACCGTCGAAGAAGGCGAAGTCGTTTGCATTATTGGTCCCTCTGGGTCAGGCAAATCGACCTTACTCCGCTGTTTAAACCGTTTAGAAGAAATTCAAGCCGGAACCATCACCATCAAAGACCGTAATATTTCCGGCGATAAAATAAATATCAACAAAATGCGAGAAAACATTGGGATGGTTTTTCAACATTTCAACCTCTTTCCCCATCTGACCGTTAAAGAAAATATCACCTTAGCCCCTGTTGAACTAGGCAAATTGTCCCAAACAGAAGCGGATGAAACGGCCATGCGTTTATTAGCTGACGTTGGTCTGGAGGATAAAAGCCAAGCCTATCCAAACTCACTATCTGGGGGGCAAAAACAACGGGTCGCCATCGCACGGGCTTTAGCCATGAATCCCGATGTCATGCTGTTCGACGAACCAACGTCCGCACTCGACCCTGAAATGGTCGGTGATGTCTTAAGTGTTATGCAAGATCTAGCCAAAAACGGTATGACTATGGTGGTCGTTACGCATGAAATGGGCTTTGCCCGTGAAGTCGGCGACCGCGTAGTTTTCATGGATGGCGGTTATGTAGTTGAAGAAGGCCAGCCAGATGCTATGTTCAACCACCCGCAAGAAGCAAGAACACAAGACTTTTTATCTAAAGTCCTCTAAGAAAAAATATCACCCCAACTCAGTTCTTAATGCGGGTTAGGGTGATATTTATTTAATTAGAAGGTGGCTTGCACTAAAATACCCATGCCTTTAGCACCTTTACCGCCGTGTGAACCAAGCACAGGTGTAAGGTAGCCATGGCGAATCGTGATTTCAGGATGCTCCGCCTGAAGCTCATCACTAAAAGGCTTCAACTCATCCCAAGCATCCCCATGCGCAAAGGCAATCTTAATTTTGCCAGGGTATTCCGCTAAGGCTTCTTCCACGATTTGTTTAAAGCGGCGTAACAAACGTTTTTGACCACGAATTTTTTCAAACGTCGTAATTTTGCCTTCATCATTAAAATATAAAATAGGGTAAATATTTAAATTACTACCGAAAAAGGACTCGAAGGAGTTGACACGGCCCCCTTTTTTGAGCGTTTCATAGTCTTCAATCGCTACATAAATCACCGACTTATCCACAACCCATTTTAGTTTTTCCCCAATTGTGTCAATATCTAAACCAGCTTCCACCATCTTCATGGCCTGAATTAACATATCTTCCATCAAATAGGACGTGCCTTTCGAATCAATGATACGAACATCCAAATCACTCGCTAAATTCGTCAGGGCTTGGTGAGCCGTTTGCATGGTTCCACTAATCCCTGATGAAATAAATATCCCGATGATGGTGTCGTAATCTTTCTTCTTAATGTCTTCCACAATCTCCACATAGTCAGACGGTTCTGGTTGCGACGTGCTAGGCAAAATTTTTCTATCAGCCAAACTATTATAAAATAACTTCATCGTATCATTATCCGTTGTGTCATCAAATGTTTGACCATCCGGAAGATTTATTTTGAGCGTAACAGTATAGACATCAGGATGATTAGCAAGTTCATGACTTAAACCGGCGGAACTATCAATTACATAAGCTACTTTCATACTCGACTCCTTTGTGAATTTTTATATTCTTATTATAGCGTTTTAACCTACTATTGATAAGTCATTTGATGCATTTATTACAATTTTGCCCATTAAATATCATCGGTTTCACCTATTCATCCTTTAACTAAATATCACTGCGATAAACTATTTATCTTGTTTGCTTGTTCGATAGTTTGACGAACTGTATTTATGTAGTTCGTTGGCTACTCGAAGCAAACTTTCTTACTTCGATTGAGATTCGAAGCTAACTTTTTTGTAGCGAGGAAAAGTTTTAAGCTAGGAAAGGAAGGTGTGAGTTCATTTCAAATACAGCAGCGTGAGAGAGATAACATCGTAAGTGGGAAGTGAAGAACCGTCATTTCGAACTTATGTGGGCGCACACATATTCGGGCATTTGTTGTGAGCGTGACCCTAAATGGGAAATGTGTGACCCTTAAATAAACTACAAATTAGGCTATTCGGTCATGAAATTAGGTATTTGGTGACCGATTAGCTTTATTTCATGTTTGCTCACTTCCCGCTTACTAACATCCATATAGTTTGGTGGCGAAGCCCAACTCGCTCTCCGCCATCAATTAAGTTTGGTGGCGAAGCCCAGCTCGCTCCTCGCCATCAATCAAGTTTGGTGGCGAAGCTTAACCCGCTCTTCGCCATCAATCAAATTAGGTGGCGAAGCCTAACCGCCTCCTCGCCACCCGTTAATTTTGGTGGACTTATCTTCCTCGTTTGACTGGCTATGCCAACCGTTGAGGGCAGGGGTATTTATTATAAAGGGGTGCATTATTAGAATTTGGAGAGAAAAAGATTAGAATACCATTTGGAAACATGATATACTGAGATAACAAAAAAATAATTTTTCATAAAGAATTGGAGGTAAGACGATGGAAAAGAAGATGAATTATATTATGATTTCGCCGCATTTTCCGGCAAACTTTGAGATGTTTTCGGTGCGCTTAGATGAAGCGGGGATTCGGGTCTTAGGGATTGCAGATGAGCCTTATGATCAATTAAGTCCGGGGTTAAAAAGTGCTTTAACGGAATATTATCGTGTGGATGATATGAATGATTATGATCAGATGTATCGGGCGGTTGCATTTTTTGCGCATAAATATGGGAAGATTGACCGGATTGAATCACACAATGAACATTGGTTAGTTAATGATGCGCGTTTGCGAACGGATTTTAATGTCTTTGGGTTTAAGAACAAGGATATTAATAAGATTAAATATAAGAGTGTGATGAAGGAAGTTCTCAATGAAGTTGGGGTGGCGACCGCTAGAGGCCGTGTCGTTAAAGACTTTGATGATGCTAAAAGTCTAGCTGATGAGCTTGGATATCCAATTATCTTAAAACCGGATTCGGGAGTTGGCGCGGGGGATACCTATAAAATTTATGGTGAGACACGCTTAAAGGAAATATTTGATGAGTCACCGAAAAATTTAGTTTACATCATGGAAGAATTTATTGATGCGGACATTGTGACTTATGATGGTTTGACGGATCAGGATGGCAATATTGTCTTTAGTTCAACCTTAGAACACAATAAGGCGATTTTAGATATTTTGATTGATCACAGTGATATGTTTTATTGGATTCCGCAAGAAATTGGGGAAGAGTTGGAAGCCGTTGGAAGAAAATGTGTCAAAGCTTTTAATATTAAAGAACGCTTTTTCCATTTTGAATTTTTCCGTTCTAAGGAAGACCAGAGTATTATGGCTTTGGAAATTAATTGTCGGCCGCCAGGTGGAGTAACGATTGATATGTTCAATTATGCGAATGATATCGATATTTTCAAAGAGTATGCTTCTGTTGTTAAGACTAATAAATTTAAGGCAGAAATCACGCGGCCGTATACGGTAGCTTATATCGCCCGACAGGATCATCTGAGGTATTTACATGATGACAATGAAATCAAAGAATACTTAGGCGATAAAGTGGTTTGGAGTAATAGTGTTCCAGGGATATTTTCTGAATTGATGGGTAGTTTGGGATATATTGTGCGGGCAACGGACGAGGCGGGGCTGTTTGAAGCGATTGAATTTGTTATTGCTAAAGAGGAGGATGAATAAATGCATTTTGAATCAAGACATCATTACAGCGGATCATTAGGGCGGGAGATGTATTTTAATAAATATGGTCATGCCGGTGTTCCCTTTATTATTTTTCCTTCTGCCGGTGGCAGTCATAATGAGTTTGCGGATTTTGGCATGATTGATGCGTGTCGGCGTTTTATTGATGCGGGCTTGGTGCAGTTTTACACCCCTGAAAGTATTGACTCTGATAGTTGGTTAGCCGATTATCGTTCGCCTTGGGAGCAAGCGGATTGGCATAATCGTTATGACAGTTACATTATTCACGAGTTTTTGCCCCTTATTCGCCACGAATCACAGTGGGGTGGGAAAGTTAGCGCAGCTGGTTGTAGTTTAGGCGCTTTTCATTCGGTAAACTTTGGTTTGCGTCATCCGGATGTGTTTGGCATTGTGATAGCTATGAGTGGTGTTTATGATGCCCGCTTTTTCACCGGGGAATACGGTGATGCGATGAATGTGTATGAAAATTCTCCGATTGATTATTTGTGGCAAATGCATGATCCGTGGTTTTTGGATCAATACCGCCAAAATACTTATGTGATTAGCGTCGGCCAGGGAAATTGGGAGGAACCGCACATTGCGGATACGCGTCGCCTGCAAGATGCCTTCGCTGCCAAGTCGATACCGGGCTGGTTTGATTATTGGGGCTTTGATGTTCCGCACGATTGGGAAGCTTGGCGTCAGCAAATGCCGTATTTCCTTGAACAATTAAATGCCCAAGGCAAACTTCACGGCTAAAATAAATATCTGTGCTTAAGCGTTTTGTGTTGCAAGTTATACTTGATTTGTTAAACTTAAGGGAGTTGTTTGAATAGACAACCTTTAGGTTAACAAGGGTATAGCTTGTGACTTTTTGTGTTGCAGTGATATTTATTATTTTTAAAAAGGAGTTTCATATGACAAATCATTCGAATAAAGAAATCCGTAGTGAGTTGGACCGCATGCTGAGTGGGGATTTGTACCATGCGTCGGATAAGGAGTTGACGGCGCGGGCGTTAAAGGGGCGGTTATTGATGGAAAAATATAACCAAACGTCGATGGTTGACCGCGAGGAACGGGCTGAGATTTTAGAGGAAATGTTAGGTTCGGTCGGGGAAGGCTGCTGGATTGAAACGCCGATCTATTTTGATTATGGGTCTAATACTAAAATTGGGAAAAATTTTTATGCTAATCATGGGTGTACATTGTTGGATGTCGCGCCGATTACCATTGGCGATAATGTGATGTTTGCACCGAATGTTTCGCTGTATACGGCGGGGCATCCGATTGATAGTGCGGTGCGACAAAGTGGGTTGGAATTTGGTAAGGCTATTACTATCGGGAATGGGTGTTGGATTGGCGGTGGTGCTATTATTAATCCCGGCATCACGGTGGGTGATAATGCCATTGTTGCTAGTGGGGCAGTGGTTACGAAAGATGTGCCTGAGAACGTGATTGTGGCGGGAAATCCTGCCCGTGTGTTAAGAGAAATTAATGCGGACGATAAAGCTTATTGGGAGGCGTTGCAAGCCGAATACCATGCCAGCAAAGAATTGGAACAAGCTGAGTGATAATTAACGTTTTCTCATTTACCACTTACTTTTTACTTGGATTTTGGACAGAATAAGGTTATTCTGTCCTTTTTCACTTGGATTTTGGACAGAATCAAATTAATCTGTCCTTTGCTACTCGAGCAGATGACAGATTAAGGCTATTCTGTCTTCTGTT
This window of the Fundicoccus culcitae genome carries:
- a CDS encoding amino acid ABC transporter ATP-binding protein, which codes for MSIIEVKGLKKRFGSNEVLKGIDLTVEEGEVVCIIGPSGSGKSTLLRCLNRLEEIQAGTITIKDRNISGDKININKMRENIGMVFQHFNLFPHLTVKENITLAPVELGKLSQTEADETAMRLLADVGLEDKSQAYPNSLSGGQKQRVAIARALAMNPDVMLFDEPTSALDPEMVGDVLSVMQDLAKNGMTMVVVTHEMGFAREVGDRVVFMDGGYVVEEGQPDAMFNHPQEARTQDFLSKVL
- a CDS encoding DegV family protein is translated as MKVAYVIDSSAGLSHELANHPDVYTVTLKINLPDGQTFDDTTDNDTMKLFYNSLADRKILPSTSQPEPSDYVEIVEDIKKKDYDTIIGIFISSGISGTMQTAHQALTNLASDLDVRIIDSKGTSYLMEDMLIQAMKMVEAGLDIDTIGEKLKWVVDKSVIYVAIEDYETLKKGGRVNSFESFFGSNLNIYPILYFNDEGKITTFEKIRGQKRLLRRFKQIVEEALAEYPGKIKIAFAHGDAWDELKPFSDELQAEHPEITIRHGYLTPVLGSHGGKGAKGMGILVQATF
- a CDS encoding ATP-grasp domain-containing protein, with protein sequence MEKKMNYIMISPHFPANFEMFSVRLDEAGIRVLGIADEPYDQLSPGLKSALTEYYRVDDMNDYDQMYRAVAFFAHKYGKIDRIESHNEHWLVNDARLRTDFNVFGFKNKDINKIKYKSVMKEVLNEVGVATARGRVVKDFDDAKSLADELGYPIILKPDSGVGAGDTYKIYGETRLKEIFDESPKNLVYIMEEFIDADIVTYDGLTDQDGNIVFSSTLEHNKAILDILIDHSDMFYWIPQEIGEELEAVGRKCVKAFNIKERFFHFEFFRSKEDQSIMALEINCRPPGGVTIDMFNYANDIDIFKEYASVVKTNKFKAEITRPYTVAYIARQDHLRYLHDDNEIKEYLGDKVVWSNSVPGIFSELMGSLGYIVRATDEAGLFEAIEFVIAKEEDE
- a CDS encoding esterase family protein, which gives rise to MHFESRHHYSGSLGREMYFNKYGHAGVPFIIFPSAGGSHNEFADFGMIDACRRFIDAGLVQFYTPESIDSDSWLADYRSPWEQADWHNRYDSYIIHEFLPLIRHESQWGGKVSAAGCSLGAFHSVNFGLRHPDVFGIVIAMSGVYDARFFTGEYGDAMNVYENSPIDYLWQMHDPWFLDQYRQNTYVISVGQGNWEEPHIADTRRLQDAFAAKSIPGWFDYWGFDVPHDWEAWRQQMPYFLEQLNAQGKLHG
- a CDS encoding sugar O-acetyltransferase gives rise to the protein MTNHSNKEIRSELDRMLSGDLYHASDKELTARALKGRLLMEKYNQTSMVDREERAEILEEMLGSVGEGCWIETPIYFDYGSNTKIGKNFYANHGCTLLDVAPITIGDNVMFAPNVSLYTAGHPIDSAVRQSGLEFGKAITIGNGCWIGGGAIINPGITVGDNAIVASGAVVTKDVPENVIVAGNPARVLREINADDKAYWEALQAEYHASKELEQAE